In the genome of Chryseobacterium arthrosphaerae, one region contains:
- a CDS encoding porin, which produces MAFFSIKKKSLVLCMLACGLAANAQIQDSLKTQPPQQEEDNVKYPQLQIKGLFQARYLVGMSRDVDVNGLHHTDGSGTDNNFMLKYMRVQVRAQISKRTEVVALANLADFKNDPKSRVLENAYLKYSFSPKLAFTVGQFRPWFGIEETYPIDIIKSLDWSNQYSEFGKLGWTSFQIGMSATGQLQLGKIPFQYAVSVVNGNGKNQINDNDNGKQYSTRMVFGLSQKYNFNVGLNGGIGEVFSKKVYALGIDLSSLIKFDPKWSLDMQLEAKQATNHVLYNSIAPELRPDNPDQYLVRGVYFLPNVRYEINHKNLSAFELSCRYEYLDTNFRMASNPRQTITPMFGLEFLKNYGARIQLGVQFDRYKYQVENTSQYNNNLFIVQVQSRF; this is translated from the coding sequence ATGGCCTTTTTTTCAATCAAAAAGAAAAGTCTGGTCCTCTGTATGCTGGCCTGTGGATTGGCAGCGAATGCACAGATCCAGGATTCTCTGAAGACCCAGCCTCCTCAACAGGAAGAAGACAATGTAAAATATCCGCAGCTGCAGATTAAAGGGCTTTTCCAGGCACGCTATCTCGTAGGAATGTCCAGGGATGTAGATGTAAACGGACTTCATCATACCGATGGCTCCGGGACTGACAATAACTTCATGCTCAAGTACATGAGAGTACAGGTACGGGCACAGATCAGCAAACGCACGGAAGTGGTAGCCCTGGCTAATCTTGCCGATTTTAAAAATGATCCGAAAAGCAGGGTGCTGGAAAATGCTTATTTAAAATATTCCTTCAGTCCCAAGTTGGCATTCACCGTTGGGCAGTTCAGACCCTGGTTCGGTATTGAGGAAACCTATCCTATTGACATTATCAAATCATTAGACTGGTCTAACCAGTACTCTGAGTTTGGAAAACTGGGCTGGACGAGTTTCCAGATCGGGATGTCTGCCACAGGGCAACTTCAGTTAGGAAAAATTCCATTCCAATATGCAGTTTCCGTAGTGAATGGAAATGGTAAAAACCAGATCAATGATAATGATAACGGAAAACAGTATTCTACCCGTATGGTTTTCGGACTGTCTCAGAAATACAACTTCAATGTTGGTCTGAACGGAGGGATCGGGGAAGTATTCAGTAAAAAAGTATATGCCCTGGGTATTGATCTCAGTTCACTGATCAAATTCGACCCGAAATGGAGTCTGGATATGCAGCTGGAAGCTAAACAGGCTACGAACCACGTACTTTACAATTCCATCGCTCCTGAACTAAGACCTGATAATCCCGACCAATACCTCGTACGTGGGGTCTATTTTCTTCCGAATGTAAGATATGAAATCAACCACAAAAACCTCAGCGCCTTCGAATTATCCTGCCGTTACGAATATCTTGATACCAACTTCAGGATGGCTTCCAACCCAAGACAGACCATTACTCCAATGTTCGGCTTAGAGTTCCTGAAGAATTACGGAGCCAGAATCCAGCTCGGTGTACAGTTTGACCGATACAAATATCAGGTGGAAAACACCTCACAATACAACAATAATCTATTCATTGTACAGGTACAAAGTAGGTTCTAA
- a CDS encoding ATP-binding protein: MIDRLKRDMNFVECHEEPIHIPGSIQSFGYLIGIDAESQTITFFSRNIADIFKIERLDELFGREISDFPESFQSIIDSEIYTSLEQFTRRKNETYFDKIFIDGKDYHFSVYRSDAYIFLEFEEVIINPDKRISNKYDNFYIIDNEQELWDHLLETLSKVVNYDRMMIYKFMMDGSGKVIAEKKNEDMESFLGLHYPESDIPKQARQLYLKKRKRIFSNVYADTVPILSKKEENIDLTFSASRAMSPVHAQYLKNSGVASSFSVSIIIDDHLWGLVTCQNIKPKHIDLEDRVQAGIFTALAANAYSSFKSKSELNYRLELNEKLSQLKTKFLKHNHLSDSLIESKTELKNLPEADGLAIVSDESIVTAGTTPDSGSIDRIIKWALANTKDRIYVSRNFLKDHGKELNLSDDAAGIIIYFIERDKNEMLIWFRKEFDEHINWAGSPEKTVSVFSQNGEERQMVSPRTSFRIFTENIKGHSRRWNSRNISAVQAVRDLILETSHKNYNAIKRLNDELKKVNEELDSFSYTISHDLGTPLTVMKLNAQMLLNNLKDDSEKSKTKINTIIEEIDNMAEMMHDVLQLSRAKYSEIQLESLKTIPTIRKISENAKMTYGSPTSEIIIKECPDVMADKTMLHQVFLNIINNAVKYSSHKDYPKVEIEGTEDGQTIIYRISDNGIGIPEEEKHKMFKIFNRMDNAKKFKGNGVGLSIVHRIMKRIGGNVDYESNKEGTSFILTFKKPYI, from the coding sequence TTGATAGATAGACTGAAAAGAGATATGAATTTTGTAGAATGTCATGAAGAACCTATCCATATTCCGGGTTCCATACAGAGTTTTGGTTATTTGATTGGCATTGATGCAGAGTCCCAAACCATTACTTTCTTCAGCAGGAATATTGCGGATATATTTAAAATCGAACGTTTGGATGAGCTGTTCGGAAGAGAGATTTCTGACTTCCCGGAAAGTTTTCAGAGCATTATCGATTCCGAGATCTATACGTCATTGGAACAGTTTACCAGACGTAAAAATGAAACGTATTTTGATAAGATTTTCATTGACGGTAAAGACTATCATTTTTCAGTATATCGAAGTGACGCCTATATTTTCCTTGAGTTTGAAGAGGTGATCATCAATCCGGATAAAAGGATTTCCAACAAATACGATAATTTTTATATCATTGACAATGAGCAGGAGCTTTGGGATCATCTCCTTGAGACACTTTCAAAGGTAGTCAACTATGACCGGATGATGATCTATAAATTCATGATGGACGGATCCGGAAAAGTGATCGCTGAAAAAAAGAATGAAGATATGGAAAGTTTTCTCGGTCTTCATTACCCTGAGTCTGATATTCCCAAACAGGCCCGGCAGCTTTATCTTAAAAAAAGAAAAAGAATCTTCAGCAATGTATATGCTGATACCGTCCCTATTCTCAGTAAAAAAGAAGAAAATATTGACCTTACGTTTTCTGCATCCAGAGCAATGTCTCCTGTGCATGCACAATATCTTAAAAATTCAGGAGTAGCATCAAGCTTCAGCGTATCGATCATCATTGATGATCATCTCTGGGGACTGGTGACCTGTCAGAATATAAAGCCCAAGCATATTGATCTTGAGGACAGAGTACAGGCAGGGATTTTTACGGCCCTGGCAGCAAATGCCTATTCTTCATTTAAATCAAAAAGTGAACTGAATTATCGTCTGGAGCTCAACGAAAAGCTGTCTCAGCTGAAAACAAAATTTTTAAAACACAACCATTTATCCGACTCTCTGATCGAAAGTAAAACAGAGCTTAAAAACCTACCGGAGGCTGATGGTCTTGCCATTGTTTCTGATGAAAGTATTGTAACAGCAGGAACTACTCCCGATTCAGGAAGTATAGACAGGATTATAAAATGGGCACTTGCCAATACGAAAGACCGTATCTATGTGAGCCGGAATTTTCTTAAGGATCATGGTAAGGAATTGAATCTTTCTGACGATGCGGCCGGCATTATCATTTACTTTATTGAACGTGATAAAAATGAAATGCTGATCTGGTTCCGGAAAGAATTTGATGAGCACATCAACTGGGCCGGAAGTCCGGAAAAAACAGTAAGTGTGTTCTCTCAGAACGGAGAAGAAAGACAGATGGTATCGCCAAGAACTTCTTTCCGCATTTTTACAGAAAATATCAAAGGACATTCCAGAAGATGGAATTCAAGAAATATCAGTGCCGTTCAGGCAGTAAGGGATCTGATTTTAGAGACCTCCCATAAAAATTATAATGCGATCAAAAGGCTTAATGATGAGCTTAAAAAGGTGAACGAAGAGCTTGACAGCTTTTCTTACACAATTTCACATGACCTTGGAACTCCTTTAACGGTAATGAAGCTTAATGCACAGATGCTTTTAAATAATCTTAAAGATGATTCCGAAAAGAGCAAAACCAAGATCAATACCATTATTGAAGAGATTGATAATATGGCCGAAATGATGCATGATGTGCTGCAGCTAAGCCGTGCCAAATACAGTGAGATACAGCTTGAAAGTCTGAAAACAATTCCTACCATCCGGAAAATTTCAGAAAATGCAAAAATGACCTATGGCAGTCCTACGAGCGAGATTATCATTAAGGAATGCCCGGATGTAATGGCTGATAAAACCATGCTGCACCAGGTATTTCTTAATATCATCAACAATGCTGTGAAATATTCTTCCCACAAAGATTATCCTAAAGTTGAAATTGAAGGCACGGAAGACGGACAAACCATTATTTACCGTATTTCTGACAACGGAATCGGTATTCCGGAAGAGGAAAAGCATAAAATGTTTAAAATTTTCAACAGAATGGATAATGCGAAGAAGTTTAAAGGAAATGGAGTAGGGTTGTCTATTGTACACCGTATCATGAAAAGGATAGGGGGAAATGTGGATTATGAGAGTAATAAAGAGGGAACTTCTTTCATTTTAACGTTCAAAAAGCCTTACATTTGA
- a CDS encoding succinate dehydrogenase cytochrome b subunit, giving the protein MLSTLSRKMLMCLTGLFLGFFLLIHFLGNLQLFLPQEQAHLQFNAYSHFLSGNIIIKIVSYILYASIILHAVDGLIITLKNKKSGGGYQADRRGRASKWASRNMGILGTLILIFLVIHFQNFWYIYKFGNPPLDENGNKDLYILVVTVFKEWWYVLIYVLSMVALCYHLIHGLYSSVRTLGLYHPKFVKWVKIIGTAYSVIISLGFALMPIYVFFTYH; this is encoded by the coding sequence ATGTTATCAACATTGTCAAGAAAAATGCTGATGTGTCTTACAGGACTTTTTCTGGGATTCTTCCTGTTGATCCATTTCCTCGGAAATCTTCAGCTTTTTCTTCCACAGGAGCAGGCTCACCTGCAGTTCAATGCTTATTCACATTTTTTATCAGGAAATATCATCATCAAAATAGTCTCTTATATTTTGTATGCAAGTATTATCCTGCATGCAGTGGATGGGCTGATCATTACTTTAAAAAATAAAAAATCCGGAGGCGGCTATCAGGCTGACAGACGTGGAAGAGCCAGTAAATGGGCTTCAAGAAATATGGGAATCCTGGGAACATTAATCCTGATCTTCCTCGTCATTCATTTTCAGAATTTCTGGTATATCTACAAATTCGGGAACCCTCCTTTGGACGAAAACGGAAATAAAGATTTATACATTCTGGTGGTAACGGTTTTCAAGGAATGGTGGTACGTCCTTATTTATGTACTTTCCATGGTTGCTCTTTGCTATCACCTGATCCACGGGTTGTACAGCTCCGTAAGAACACTTGGGCTGTACCATCCTAAGTTCGTGAAATGGGTTAAAATCATTGGAACAGCCTATTCTGTTATCATCAGCTTAGGCTTTGCACTGATGCCTATTTATGTATTCTTTACCTATCATTAA
- a CDS encoding linear amide C-N hydrolase, which produces MKKFPLILFSLILSVGLWNPSEACTRVVYKGPQNTVLTARSMDWRDEIPANLWVLPKGIDRTGQTGPKSIKWTSKYGSLISSSWDIASADGMNEKGLVANLLWLGESQYPKFDPKGSKKGLAISLWAQYYLDNFATVKEAVDFSRKEPFVVVSDYIPGTERFTTIHLSISDASGDNAVFEYINGKLVIHHDPSYTVMTNSPVFEEQLALNNYWKGIPGTVMLPGTNRAADRFVRASYYINAIPQTADTRTAVASVFSVIRNCSVPYGITSPTEPNISSTRWRSVSDQKNLVYYFETVFTPNTFWVDLKDFDLSAKGKVMKLDLSNNQTYNGKSNANFKESAPFKFLGLN; this is translated from the coding sequence ATGAAAAAGTTCCCATTAATTTTATTTTCCCTGATTCTATCAGTAGGATTATGGAATCCATCAGAAGCATGTACAAGAGTGGTCTATAAAGGCCCTCAGAATACCGTTCTTACTGCCCGTTCCATGGACTGGCGTGATGAGATCCCGGCGAATCTCTGGGTATTGCCCAAAGGCATTGACCGCACTGGCCAGACCGGCCCTAAATCTATAAAATGGACCTCTAAATACGGTAGCCTTATCAGTTCTTCATGGGACATTGCTTCAGCAGATGGAATGAACGAAAAAGGACTGGTAGCCAATTTGCTTTGGCTGGGAGAATCGCAATATCCGAAATTCGATCCTAAAGGAAGTAAAAAGGGACTTGCCATCTCATTATGGGCACAGTATTATCTTGATAATTTTGCAACAGTGAAGGAAGCGGTTGACTTTTCAAGAAAAGAACCATTTGTGGTAGTAAGTGATTATATTCCGGGAACGGAAAGATTTACCACAATCCATCTTTCTATTTCCGATGCTTCCGGAGACAATGCCGTATTTGAATACATCAACGGTAAACTTGTCATTCACCATGATCCGTCTTATACGGTAATGACCAACTCTCCTGTTTTTGAGGAACAGCTGGCGCTCAACAATTACTGGAAAGGTATTCCGGGAACGGTAATGCTGCCGGGAACCAACCGTGCCGCAGACCGTTTCGTAAGAGCTTCTTACTATATCAATGCCATTCCGCAGACTGCCGATACCCGTACTGCTGTAGCCAGCGTTTTCAGTGTGATCAGAAACTGTTCTGTACCTTACGGAATCACTTCCCCCACAGAACCTAATATTTCTTCTACAAGATGGCGTTCTGTTTCAGACCAGAAGAACCTTGTGTATTATTTTGAAACGGTTTTCACTCCGAATACCTTCTGGGTAGATCTTAAAGATTTTGACCTGAGTGCAAAAGGAAAAGTTATGAAACTGGATCTGAGCAACAACCAGACTTACAACGGCAAATCAAATGCAAATTTTAAAGAATCGGCACCGTTCAAGTTCCTGGGATTAAACTAG
- a CDS encoding biliverdin-producing heme oxygenase gives MVSEYLKQNTADYHDAAEKLFNSEKIFNKTFTLEDYKKIIHTNYLMLLHSEDKIFSSLADKFGEKLQLDERKKLSLIEKDLTSLSLKNQTASYDLEFDNEHEALGAMYVIEGSTLGGNVIAKQLSKTEGFDEVTFNFFGCYQENTGPMWKNFKEVLDTEVAEENYSKVLSGAKKLYTFLLNVN, from the coding sequence ATGGTATCAGAATATCTTAAGCAAAATACGGCAGACTATCACGATGCAGCAGAAAAACTCTTTAATTCTGAGAAGATTTTCAATAAAACTTTCACCCTGGAAGATTATAAAAAAATCATCCATACCAATTATCTGATGCTTCTTCACAGTGAAGATAAAATATTCAGCAGCCTGGCGGATAAATTTGGCGAAAAACTTCAGCTTGATGAAAGAAAGAAGCTTTCACTTATTGAAAAAGACCTTACCAGCCTTTCTCTGAAAAACCAGACTGCCTCTTATGACCTTGAATTTGATAATGAGCATGAAGCACTGGGAGCGATGTATGTGATTGAAGGTTCAACTCTCGGTGGAAATGTAATTGCCAAACAACTTTCCAAAACGGAAGGTTTTGATGAGGTTACCTTCAACTTTTTCGGATGTTATCAGGAGAATACGGGACCGATGTGGAAGAATTTTAAGGAAGTTCTGGATACGGAAGTGGCGGAAGAAAACTACAGTAAAGTCCTTTCCGGAGCGAAAAAACTATACACGTTTTTACTGAACGTCAACTAA
- a CDS encoding anion permease, translating into MKEINIRNVAITFAVALIIWFIPAPEGVAENAWHLFAIFAATILGIILKAAPMGTMCMMAIAFTALTQVVAPGDAGKSITKALSGFGDKVIWLIGISFFIARGFIKTGLGNRIAFLFIRVFGKSSLGLAYGLGLADVCLAPAIPSNTARGGGIIYPIMKSMAISFDSVPEKPETHRKLGSFLTLNSYYMNLIASSMFLTGTASNPMCQKFAANLGIDITWMSWAAAGFLPGVVAFFIVPLVLYKLYPPELKKTGDAPKMAAQKLKEMGPISRNEWLMLLAFFILLGLWIFGGALSIDATTTAFIGLTLLLLTSVLTWEDVKGEKGAWDTIVWFAVLVMMASSLNELGFIGWFSNLIKVQIGGLSWQVAFPVIIIVYFFSHYIFASATAHVAAMYAALLGVGVSLGIPPMLLAMMLGFMGSIYGVLTHYGHGPAPVFFGSGYVDLKAWWLRGLEIGIVLLIIYMAVGGLWMKVLGYY; encoded by the coding sequence ATGAAAGAAATAAATATCAGAAACGTAGCGATCACTTTTGCCGTTGCGTTGATCATATGGTTCATTCCTGCTCCGGAGGGAGTGGCGGAAAATGCCTGGCATCTGTTTGCCATTTTTGCTGCAACCATTTTAGGAATCATTCTTAAGGCTGCTCCAATGGGCACCATGTGTATGATGGCGATTGCCTTTACAGCCCTGACACAGGTTGTTGCTCCCGGAGATGCGGGAAAATCAATTACAAAGGCTCTTTCAGGCTTTGGAGATAAAGTAATATGGCTGATCGGGATTTCATTCTTTATTGCCAGAGGATTTATCAAAACAGGATTAGGAAACCGTATTGCTTTCCTGTTCATAAGAGTTTTTGGTAAAAGCTCACTGGGATTAGCCTATGGGCTTGGGCTGGCAGACGTTTGTCTGGCTCCTGCCATTCCGAGTAATACGGCAAGAGGCGGTGGAATCATCTACCCTATCATGAAATCTATGGCCATCAGCTTTGATTCTGTACCGGAAAAACCGGAAACCCACAGAAAATTAGGATCATTCCTGACGTTGAACAGTTATTATATGAACCTCATCGCTTCTTCCATGTTCCTTACGGGGACAGCGAGTAATCCGATGTGTCAGAAGTTTGCGGCCAATCTTGGTATTGATATTACCTGGATGTCATGGGCAGCTGCAGGTTTTTTACCAGGAGTTGTGGCCTTCTTTATTGTCCCTTTGGTATTATATAAATTGTATCCGCCGGAATTGAAAAAAACAGGTGATGCTCCGAAAATGGCTGCCCAGAAATTAAAAGAAATGGGACCTATTTCCAGAAATGAATGGCTGATGTTACTGGCATTCTTTATTCTGCTCGGACTTTGGATCTTTGGCGGTGCCCTTTCTATTGATGCCACTACAACAGCCTTCATCGGATTAACCTTGTTGCTATTGACCTCAGTATTGACCTGGGAAGATGTAAAAGGTGAAAAAGGAGCATGGGATACCATCGTTTGGTTCGCTGTTCTGGTAATGATGGCAAGCTCTCTGAATGAGCTGGGCTTCATTGGCTGGTTCAGTAACCTTATTAAAGTTCAGATCGGAGGTCTGAGCTGGCAGGTAGCTTTCCCTGTGATTATCATAGTCTATTTCTTCAGCCACTATATATTTGCGAGTGCTACAGCTCACGTAGCAGCTATGTATGCTGCATTGCTGGGTGTAGGGGTTTCTTTAGGAATTCCGCCTATGCTACTGGCCATGATGCTGGGATTCATGGGTTCAATTTACGGAGTACTTACCCACTATGGCCACGGTCCGGCTCCTGTATTCTTCGGAAGCGGTTATGTTGACCTGAAAGCCTGGTGGCTCAGAGGTCTTGAAATAGGTATCGTCTTATTGATCATCTACATGGCTGTAGGTGGATTATGGATGAAAGTTTTAGGATATTATTAA